The genomic window GCTCTGCTCTGCCTGTGTGCAGAGAAACTTCTCTGACTGTCAAAGGAAACTGTCAGACTGTTGTTTCCCTCCCTGTAATTGCTTGAATAAACTACTTTGATTCTGCAAACCAACCTCAGCGTGAAGACTCGATTTCTTCCACAAATGTCAGGCCACAttgatttttagttttatgTGTACATTTAACTGGTTGGGTGAAACCAGAAGAGTTGGAAGGTCATTATGTTGTGTGGTTGCAGTATGAGAGTTTGTTTGTTATGTAGACTTATATGCAACAATATAACATTATGTGATTGGAATCAACTTAATGTggtcatttattattttattaaagtgcATTAAAATAGATCGTTCTTTTCTGAGTGAAAACAAGTTAAATGCTTCACTGTGTATTTCTATTATTTTAGATCAAAATCCAGGCCTAGCTTTTGAAATATTTCTCCTACAATGTATTGGATTGATTGACGCTGCCAGAGAGCACTGAGAAATACTGAATAAAGACTGTGTTATGGATGTGCAGACAGTGTGACCAGGATGTCtgcatctccagaactgcaaAGCAAGTACAGTTGGGAAGCCTCCAGGCTCGCCTTGGAGGTAGTCCAGGCCACCGCTGGGAGCAACTCGGTAGACTTGTTCAGAGGAGTGAACTAAATCTCTGGAGAAAAGTAAGTCGGCATTGATCCTTTTATTAGCCCCTCTGTAGTTTCACACACAGAAGTTGAGCAAGAAACCCACCCTGTCCACATGAATAAAACATAACACTGACACCATACCACCACGACGCCAGGTGGCGCACTGCGCACGTTCAATACATAAGCTCTGAACCCGGAAGTAAAAGTTGAAAGGTCAACGATTAAAGGTGAAATACGGAAAGCACGTGAAAAGATAGCATACAACATGGACGCTGAAGAGGTATGCCTGGGCTCTCAAGAGAAAagcaaaaagaagaagaaaggccagaaaaagcaaaagcataaGCAGAACAAATTGCAAGAAGAAAAGGGAGAGGAGCCGAAAGTGGAAAATGATGATAAGCCACCGGAAACGGCGTTCCCACCGGCTTTTAGCGTGTCTGTCATCAAAAACAAACAGCGCAGGCacttcatgtttttaaaatacaaactggAGAAACGAAAGGTAATATTGAATTCCATGTTAATTAGTACAACATAATTAATGTCAGGGAATTAATATGAACTTGGAACTTAATTATATTTGGATAATGTCCTAGACTACCAGTCAGTGTGACGAGTTTGATGGAGCTGTAGCCTGATGTTTAGCCTACAGTcggtttgtatttgtattgtcagTGACAGTTTATTGGTACAATCATGAATTACAGTTCAATTCACTGGTGTTGAAATAACCGCATCCTCGATCATTTACTCTTTCTTCTCTTGCAGGAAAAGTTggcattgaaaaagaaaagaaagaaggagagagaagccCTGGGAGACAAGGTGAAATGACGTTTATTGTGTATTTCCTTGTTAAGGGATGAACAACAAAGTAACATTTTATAATCATACAAACTACATGTAGCCTATTCCTTATTGTATGATCCTTTATGTAAATATTCAATTTTGTTATGATGTAATACATATGATAATCATCCTGTTCTTCTAAGCACATCTATGAAATATTATAatcaaaaaatactttgaaatgcaCAAGCTCTCTTTCTTTGACCTGAACAATGATCTGTTTTGCATAGGCACCTCCAAAGCCTGTCCCTAAAACCATAGAAAACCAGAGAGTCTTTGATGAAACGACCGTGGATCCTGAAGATGAAGAGGTAATTTTCAAGGTTTAGGAAAATATAAGAGGGAATATAGCCTAATATGTGTAGCCGTTCAGTATCTACTACAGGTTTTCCATTTTCGATATGTCTGCATGTATAGCtgttatgtataatgtgtttaTTGATTGAATTGCAGTTTAAGATGTATTCATATAACCTGTTACGGATCATGTAGGTATTGGAATACAAACCAGGACATCAAAACTCAAGATTAAAGGAAGACGTTTCCAAATATGTCTCTCTTTGTTATCATAATGCTCTTCTGGACTAGATTTCTGTGTATtggaaactttattttattaatttaaaaatctttAAATTCTTTCCGCAGGTAGCTTTTGATGAGGGAACCGATGAGTTTTCAGCATACTTCAACCGCCTGACGAATCCCAAAGTTCTCATTACGACATCGGATCGACCCCGGGGGGTAAGTGGGACTTGTTGATATTTTACTGGCAGAGTCAAATCCAAATTTGCTCGCTGATCATTGATCTAAATGGGGAAAACGAATCATTCCAATTGTATTgtgataacattgatttctccTAATACTTATGTTACAGGTGTAGccatataacattttttttttttcccagaggACTGTGCGATTCTGTGAGCAGCTTGCCTCTGTAATACCAGACTCCCATGTGTATTATAGAAGAGGCTTGGCTCTGAAGAAGGTCATCCCACAGTGTGTGGCCAGAGGTTTCACGTACCTCCTGGTAATCAACGAGGATCGCAAGGTGCCCAGTATCCTTTGACTTTGATTTCAAAAGGTATGCTTGACAGGGTCTGTCTTTTTAACAGCAGTATACCCAGAGAACATTACAGTGTATTACCCAGTACTCGATTTGCTGGGGAGCATTTACCCTTTGAGGTATCAGTATTAGTTTGAAATCAATTGTTTGTATCTAGTATAGTCTCTTAATAAAATATGGTATTTCATTGAGCTGCCTATACTCGCATCCCCGGAGTTTTAACTTCTTTAACCCAAACAAAACAGATGGTTTCCTTCTTAGTCATCTGCCGGATGGCCCCACTGCCCATTTCAAAGTCAGCAGTGTTCGTCTTCGCAAAGAAATGAAGGTAAGGTGTACAACTGGTAGAAAATGTCAGCCATCTTGAGGCAAAATCAATGGGAAACCCATTGTAGAAGGGTCTGTATTAATAAGTGGAGATATTGACCACATTCTCAAGTTTGTTAGTCTTCTAGGTGACCCTAGAAGTTTCTAAAGATGGGGAAACGGGTGATTGATCACGAGAACTCTGGTCCTTAGAGGCTTGTTTGTATTTCCCGTTATCTACAGGTTATTGATTTGAGTAAAACGCTGATTTGGTTAATCAGAATTCAAATTTTGAAAGTCTTTAAACTTTTTGATTTGAGCATGAAGTCTAACAGCTGCTGTGTAAGGGTTCATTGGGACCAGGGATAGACTTATGTGAACTTCCTGTATACCACACTTAAGCCtggttgtattttattgttgtgaTGAATTGCAGAGGCGAGGCAAGGATCCCTCAGAGCATTCTCCAGAGGTGATCCTGAACAACTTCAGCACACGGCTGGGCCACACTATAGGGCGCATGTTTGCTGCTCTCTTCCCTCACGACCCGCAGTTTGTGGGACGGCAGGTAGCCACTTTCCACAATCAGAGAGACTTCATCTTCTTCAGGTTTCACAGGTAACTGCATCTTTCCATCTGATTAACttctgtgtacagtgtgtaagcctgctaagaaattaataatgaaGATGGCATATACCTCATTGATGTTGTTGCAAACTGTAGACATCCGACCAATTCCTCAGCATTCCCAGTTTATAGGATGGATTTATATTAGTGCTGAGGTGCTCTGTTAAGAGATTTGTTTCTAAAACTTTTATGGTGAAATGTAAGACTAAGGCAGTTtgttatatagcctatatattttcCAAATTCAGATATTCTTTACATTGAGAATTAACTGTAAATTGTTGCCCTCTAGTGTCAGCTGAATTGATGGGAAGACATTACTTTGTAACTGGCCTAGGACAGATATTTAGGCTGTGTTTTGTTATTGCTGTTACTAATTCAGCAAAACGTAGGCTATATGTTATAATTTGAAATGACTGAAATATTTGCATGCTAGTTTTACCACAGACTACATCTGCTGTGTTCAGTTAATGGTTTTACATTTTGTCCCTCAAACTTTTTTGATTTAAAATGGTAATTGATACATATCAGGGTTTGTGTGGATTTTTTTTCAAGACTTGCAGAAATGTGGGAAAAAACTGATTTGCCAAGGAAGGCATCCCAAATGTCCTATGCATGTGCTGCTGtgactacaataaaacaacaaagtaTTGTTTGCTTCCCCCCCCTTTATCTCCACAGATACATATTTAAGAATGAGAAGAGAGTCGGCATACAGGAGCTTGGCCCCCGCTTCACCTTGAAACTGCGCTCGCTTCAGAAAGGGACTTTTGATTCCAAGTTTGGAGAGTATGAATGGGTTCACAAGGTGAGTTTACTTTCATCCTATTAGGTTAGTATAGTGAATAGCTTAACAggttttgtaattaattaaatacaatacaatagtaTTGTGCACAACTGTGGCTATTTTGTTGATTGATGAGTTGCCTCTGGattgattatatataatgtacttAATCATACTCATTGCTTGAAGCATGTATTATGGTGCAGTTTTATTGTATGATCTAATCATAATTGTGTAAGAATTCATGCCACTAAAGTTGAGCCAGACAGCCTTACCAACAAACCACTTTCCATTGTATTTTGCAGCGCCATGAGATGGATTCAAGCAGACGAAAATTCCACTTGTGAAGAACAATGGACTGCACccttcacttttttttgttcccCCATCCCTTGTACACAAATATACAGGAGTGCGTTTTATTTACAAAGCTGTTTTGTCTTACTTTTTACACtctcaaatggaaatattttcCTTAAACCCATAGTGCAATATGACTTGTTTATTTCTACAGTGCTCAATATATACTACATCTTTAAACAAGACAGATGAAGGATCATTTTTATTTCctgcttttcaaaataaaataaaaaacaaatccagttTTAAAGAGTACAAAAAGACAGTTGTACAAGGCATGAGATTAGCATTGTATTCTTGCAGTaattgggaaaaaaaacaaaaaactttgaAGAGTTTAGTGATTCAGTCAGTCTTTAGGAAACATCCCATCCATCCTTCCATCAATGCTCTCACTAAGGGCATGTATTGGGACTGTTCAACACAATTTTCAGTAGATTGAAATGAACACATCACACCAGAGTCTAATTTGTAAGAAAAAGGCACATgtacaataagaaaaaaaaattggcaaCTATAAAAAAAGGTACTTTGAAAGCAATTAAGTATCcataagcagatttaaaaaaaagatctgTGAAATTACTCCCATCTGACTCGGTGTTTCTGCTTCACAGTGATCGGTTAAAACCTGGAACAGAAAATGTTGCAGTTACCATTCACGcataaatgaaaaaacattgGCACCATCTAATCTCATCTTTACCTTCAATAAAGACAGAAGTCTCAGAACAATTTTACCATTGTGTAACCCAAACAGCATTAATTGACTGATTATAACATAAGCAGTGGTGCATGAATCTTTTAAATAAAGATGTATATAAACAGGTATACTCTGCTTTACATGATCCTGTTacaccatttattttaaaatgaaacattagCTAAAACAAACAGATGGCAAAGCAAATTACAATGGGCCCAAAAATGACCAGAACATTTAAGTTCCAAGGAAGAATCCAAAATTAAGCAAAGGAGCACCACTCAGGTgcagaattattattaatttagcaGACCAGTTTTCTGAATTaacagcacatttattttagaaattaaGTGATCACTAGTTTATGAAACCTATTCTCATTATTTcagtacatttcaattcatgCTAAATGGGATCATAATTTAACAAGGCATTTTTCTGGAACCAATCTAATGCAAAGCAAGGTATGCCtgtgtttataaatataaactCCCATCATTTCTTTCTTAAccgacacccttatccagggccgCTTACAGTTTACAGAAGAAACCTTTTAAATTATCACAAAAGCACagaaaaatgtttcttgtgtaaactaagCCACTGAATATGCACATATATTCCAGACCTGGGTCAAATaccattacatttgtatttctgtatttattaatcACCTACtgtttcaattttgtatttgacaatgtaaatattgtatcCGGTTTGACTATTACTAATTGACTAAGTGAAAATATTTAGAAGTACTGATATTTgcaaatacttcaattatatatctTCACTGGTATTTGATATTCTCTATTTTCAAATCAACTATTTCAATCAATTGGTTGTATTGTAAAATGTAACCTTATTTGTACATCACCACAACAAACATAGCACAACATAACAGTAAAGATTCCTAACAGTCCCAACAAGGAGAGCAGGAGAAAAATATTCCATCTGTCCCAAAAGTCTAAATTGGTCTCTTGCGTCTCTCCATTAGCTAatgaggggaggggaggagacGAGACAAAGCAAGAGAAATGGGTTTATTATACAAGTTGAGCTACTGTGTGCACTGCTGGGAAAATATCTACcttgcacacacaacacatataGCCAGTGCTAATAAaatcaattcaaaggtgctttattggcatgaccagtcacagtattgccaaagcagagaCAAACGATCCAACAAGACTAACATAATATGAACAGAACATAATCATAATACTGTTAAATGTCTAACTACAACACAAAAGTAGCCATAACAAAACCGAGAAGGAAGAGACGTCTGCAACtcaacatttactttcaattGGAGTGTTTGTAATTGTAGACTATCTTTGTTGTGTGGAGTTTGTTTTGATGTACccattttcaaatacaacccatAAATTGAACTACAAATAACTGA from Amia ocellicauda isolate fAmiCal2 chromosome 19, fAmiCal2.hap1, whole genome shotgun sequence includes these protein-coding regions:
- the rpf1 gene encoding ribosome production factor 1 → MDAEEVCLGSQEKSKKKKKGQKKQKHKQNKLQEEKGEEPKVENDDKPPETAFPPAFSVSVIKNKQRRHFMFLKYKLEKRKEKLALKKKRKKEREALGDKAPPKPVPKTIENQRVFDETTVDPEDEEVAFDEGTDEFSAYFNRLTNPKVLITTSDRPRGRTVRFCEQLASVIPDSHVYYRRGLALKKVIPQCVARGFTYLLVINEDRKVPNGFLLSHLPDGPTAHFKVSSVRLRKEMKRRGKDPSEHSPEVILNNFSTRLGHTIGRMFAALFPHDPQFVGRQVATFHNQRDFIFFRFHRYIFKNEKRVGIQELGPRFTLKLRSLQKGTFDSKFGEYEWVHKRHEMDSSRRKFHL